The genomic region GGATATCCTGTTCGGATAAGGTCGTCGATCCCCCGTCTCCCGGTTCAATCACTTCGGCAATTAAGTCCTTCTTCCGCTGCTGGAGTTCCAAAATCTTTTCCTCGATCGTACCCTCGGTAACCAGACGGATAACTTGCACCACTTGTTTCTGTCCCATACGATGGGCACGGCCAATGGCTTGTTCTTCCACCGCAGGATTCCACCATAGATCATATAATATAACGGTATCTGCACCCGTTAAGTTTAGCCCTGTTCCCCCAGCCTTCAGTGAAATCAGGAACAATTCAGCTTCGCCCTCATTAAATCTGCGGCACATCTCGACGCGGCTCTGTGCAGGTGTCTGACCATCGAGGTAGAACAGGTTTCTCCCCTGTGCTGCGAGTGTCTGACGAATCAGGTTCAACATGCTCGCGAATTGGGAGAAGATAAGAATACGTTTGCCTGCCGCCAAACAATCCTCGACCGTTTCGAGCAACTGTTCCATTTTCCCGGAATCGCCTTGGTACCCTTCGACAAAGAGGGCCGGATGACAACACAACTGACGCAAACGTGTGATGCCTGCCAGAATTTTGATACGATTCTTCTGGAAACCATTATCCTCCATATCCTTCGATGCTTCATCCTGAAGCTCAGAGAGGTACGCGGCGTACAGTTTCTTCTGTTCAACCGTAAGCTCTGAACGCTGTACCGTTTCAATGCGATCCGGCAATTCTTCCAGCACATCCTTCTTCAGGCGGCGCAGAATAAACGGACGCACCATCCGTGAAATCCGTTCTGGAGGAAGATCGCGGAATCTTCTGTAACTTGGAAACAACCCAGGGAACACAGCTTCAAAAATGGACCATAATTCATCCAACGAGTTCTCCACAGGCGTACCTGTGAGTGCAAAACGGCGCGGGGCCTGAATTTGTTTCACTGCCTGCGCGGTCTGGGAAGAAGCATTTTTAATCGCCTGAGCTTCATCCAGAATGAGCGTATGGAATGTTCGGCCCAGGTACGTGTCTAGATCCCGGCGTAACAAAGGATACGACGTAACAATCACATCTGCCTCATCCATACCTGACAGCATACTAGCTCGCTCTTCTTTCTGGCCTGCTGCGATCAGCACTTTCAGATGCGGAGCGAACCGCGTAAACTCATTAGCCCAGTTGTAGGTCAACGAAGCAGGCGCCACGACAAGTACCGGAGGATGAATGACCCTCGTTCGAATTGTCAATCCACCCTGCTGCACCGTGGACCATAAGCCCTCTGTATTCTCTGAAGCCAACTTATCCAATGGGATTCCAGTTTCGGGATCGATGTCGGAAGTCGCCAACGTTTCACCACCCCGTAATGATCCGCTCTCCCGGTATTTATCACCGCCCGTATGGTCCATATTGTACTCAGGCTTCTCCTGAAGCACCGCTGTAATATAGGCGATGCTTTGCAATGTTTTTCCAAGTCCCATATCATCCGCGAGAATGCCGCCAAAACGATAATAAGCGAGGGTACGCAGCCACTGGTATCCACTGTTCTGATAATCACGTAGGATAGGAGTGAGAGCTTCCGGTAACGCAAAATCCAGCCGCTCGGGATCTCGCAGATCATCGAGGAAACGTTTCAGGGAGCCTCCCCACTTCACATTTCCGGAAACTTCATCCCTGCCCGGCAATTGTAACGCCCGAACAGCTGGCAGCCGGATATGGCTGCTCTTAATGTCACCTGCTCCAAGTCCGAGTGAATCGGCCATATGAGCGAAGCTGTCTGCACCTTCATTTTCAAGCGAGAGAAAGACACCGCTCTTGAGACGGAAATATGGTTTCTTTTCCACAATGCGACGCATGAGTTCCTGAAGCTCCTGCTCGTCGACACCTTCCATCTCGAATGAAATCTCCAGCCAGTCCAATCCTTTTCCTAAGTCTGCCCGGACTTTCAGCGGTGTGGGATAGGATTGCACCATGGCCTTCACGGCGTTAGGCATATAGATGTCTACCTGTTTTTCAAGCTCAGGCAAGAGATGATACATGACATCATAGATGGCATCTTCACGTTCGCTCGCCCAGACACTACCATCCCTTTCGAGAAAGGATCGATCAAGCCGTTCAATCAGATTTCGCTCTTTGTATCGGTCACGCACCAAAATAACCTTTTTCTCTTCTTCTTCTATCAAGTACTCTGCCAGCGGATTAATAACCATGACCTCATAGTCGAATTCCAGACGCGCTGTGATCCGTTCACGATAGAAGTCGATGTACAGCTTTGGTGAAAGTTCTGGTTCCGCGATCTGTTCACGCACCCGCGAATCAATGGACAAATGCCCAAGCGTACGCAGTTCTGGCACGACATGCTGTACGAATTCATCCACCTGCTGAGTCGAAATATCGATGCTTTCCTTGATTCCATACGACGTGAGCGCCCCACTCAAGTCCTCCAGACTTTGCATCTGCATCGGTTCTAACATATGCAACTGTCCTTCCACTACGGCAGCATCATAGGCAGGAAGAAGAATCAGCTCACGCAGTCCGGAAATTTCAAGCTGATATCCTTCATTCGCTCCCTGGGCGATCCGGTAAAATAAAGGAAGTACCCCCTCACCCAGTGTGAGTGGTCCATTGGCAAATCCTGTACCCTCCATCCGACTGTCGGCCTGTAGCAGCAATTCCAGCAATGGCTTCCATACGAGCGGAGCAATCAGTATATCCCGTCCGTCCGAAGCTCCAAGATAACCGGAGATGGATTGGCGATAGGCCTCCTCACTCTGTCTCATTCGAATAAGCATCGAGAGAATCGCCTGATCCTGCGGAGTGAAAACATGCATCAGTGGATCATAGTGGAACAACTTGGTAAATGACATCGGCTCGCCCTTCTCAATACAGTTCAGGAATTGCTTCACTTTCTGCACGACATACAGTCGTTTGTTACCCACTTTCAATTCAAGAGCGAGTTTCCCGCCACCCTTGTGAACTTGTATCAGCTTGAGTATAAACTGAATCTGCAACTCTTCCCGCAAGGAGGATCGGCTGACAGGAGCGGTGTATTTACGGTCATTTCCGTGCAGGGTTCTCCGATCCTTGGCAAACATAGACAGAATCTGATCCGCCGTACGGTAAGAAGGTTTATCTGCTGATCGGCCCCAACCCGAAGCTGAGCTTGGACGACCTGCCTGGGCAAAGTGAACCGGAGGAGGCTCTGGAGCATTATTCAGTTGTTCTCGTTGTGAAAAAGACTGAGGGCGCTCCCACATGCTCTCTTCGACCAGCGTCCCTACCCTGGACTTGGAACCTGAGCTGGAACCAGGTCCTTGCCCTGTAGAAGGCGGAGAGGTCTTCCCCGAAGCAATCGTGGCATTACGCTCCTGCTGCTCACCCCATTCGTGAATAGCCAACAGGACAGCGGCCACATGTTTGCAATAGTCATAATGCCTGCCATCACCCGGACAGCTGCAGCCTGCCACAATCTCACCCGATCCATCTACATCCACCGTCACCTGATAACGCTCCGATCCACGTACCTGTGCCTCGTAATGGAGCTGATCTTCACTGACCACCAGATTGGTCACCCTGCCAGATTGGTTATAATCTTCTCCACGCTTGAATGCCGTGACCCCGCACAGCAATTTGATATCCATGATTGTGAATGGCGCCACGCTTCTTCGCCTCCTGTGTCATGATGTGAAAAAACCCCAAGAGCTCCTTAAAGCAGAGTTTGGGGTTGCTTCATGCTTGCTTGTAAATGTTGATGTAACACACAATCCGTTTATTTCACCAATTGACCACGTGTAACGCCCAGTTGGTTCGTTGCTTTTAGTGTTTTCCACACTTGTGTACCACTGATCTCACCGCGCAATGCACGGTTGTACAGATCAATTACTTCGCGCACCTGCTCCGGTGTCTCTTCCAGGAATTCCACACGGTAACGGGATACACCCAGATCCATAAAGTTAGTCAGATACTCGGCACCTGACTGTTCCACGGCATTGTATACCGTATTGCGGCAACCTTCATCCACACGTACCGGGTGAGACATGCCGATCCGGTCTTGCAGGGATGCACGCTGTTCCTCACAAGGACGTCCACAGTTCGTAAAGTCCGTTCCTTCACTCATGAACGTACAATATACACAGTGTTCGGTGTGGAACATCGGCAGATGCTGATGGATAACCACTTCGGTCTGACTTGTACGGGAGTGGCCCAGCAAATCAACCATTTGTTGAATGTTCAGGTCATAGGATGGGGTAATCCAGTCACATCCTGCTTCTAGGAACAATTCTACTGCTTTGTGATTGGCGATGTTCAATGAGAAGTCACCGATAAGTTCCGGGTGCTTCGCATCCGGGTTTTCCATCCGGTGGCGCAGGTAGAAGTACAGTGCGCCTGTATTACGTACCAATACCGCATCCGGCTTCAGACGCAGGATGTTGTTATGATATCCGTTCTCCCCAGGCATGTGAATACGCGGTGTTGCCAGCGCGATCTTGCGACCAGCGGCATGCACAGCTTCCACGGCTGCCGGGAACTGCTTGATAAACTCGAAGTCGGCATAGATCATGCCGATTCCTGCTTCAATCGCTGCCTCCACTTGTGGCAGGCTACGACAGAGCGCGGTTAACTCCGCTTGACCGCGAGCGACTGGCGATGCCGGTTTAACCGAATCGCCGTACACATCTACCGCTCGTTTCACGTAGACGGGCGGTTTAGGACGCTCGCCCGCGAGTTGTTCTACCGCCTGACGGCGAATGTTATTCAACTCGCGCATTGGGATGATAACGTCACCGTGCAAGTTGACGTCCATTCCTTCCAACTGGAACACCGTGCCTCCCAGACGTCCGAACTGCTCCTCGAGCAATTCATGCGTCATTGGACGCTTCTGTGCAATGTCCAGTTCCATCTCGGAATCAATACGGACGGTCGTGCCCTTCTGTACGTCTGTCCACCACGTGCTAAGCGGCTGCCCTGGGCTGCCGATAACTTTTACTTTCACTGGGAATACGCGGTACGGCTTCTCAGTCTCGAAGCTTTGACGCAGACGTTTATCTAGCGCCGGGTCATTCGTTTTCCACACTTTGTCGCCAACTTTCACGCGACGCAGATCCACGTCACTGCGGCCTGGCACAACGTCAACGATCCAGCCCTCTTCGGCTTCGCCTTCGAGTTTTACGCCTTTGCGACGCACATCGTATACACGTCCGCCCTCTTCCTTCTGAGTCGGGTCTCCAGCGTCGAATACAATCCCGTCTCCACGTTTCACGGGTGCATCCAGCTTAAGAACCACACCATCGCGCAATACTTGATCTACACGACCAAGATAGACACCACGGCTTTTCGGGAATGTTCCATCCACCAGTTCTTTGTTGTTTGTACCGCTCAGGAAACCATGCGTAAATCCACGGGAGAAGCTCTGCTGCAATTCGCGAACTTCTTCCTTGCTTGGCGGTGTGTTATCTCCATCAAAATAACGGTCAATCGCTTTACGATATTTGCTTACTACGTTTGCTACGTATTCAGGCGTTTTGAGACGTCCTTCAATTTTGAAAGAAGTTACTCCTGCTTCGATCAGTTCCGGCATCAGATCAATCGCTGCCAGGTCCTTCGGAGACAACAGATAGGCTACATCACCCATCGGCTTGTGCACTCCATCCACCATCAGGTCGTATGGAAGACGACAAGCTTGTGCGCACTCCCCACGGTTGGCAGAACGTCCTCCCCACATTTCAGAAGTCAGACACTGCCCAGAGTAGGATACACACAGCGCACCATGAACAAATACTTCCATTGGAAGCTTCGCCTGCTCACCGATCTTCTGGATCTGCTTCAGGTTGTTCTCTCGTCCCAGAACGACACGTTCCATATCAAACGGCTTCGTAAACTCAACCGCTTCTGGTGACGTAATCGTCATCTGTGTTGAACCATGAATCGGGAAATCCGGAGAAATCTCGCGGATCATCTTCACCAGACCCAAGTCCTGAACAATTACAGCGTCCACACCTGCATCGACACATGCATCAATCAGCTCTTTGGCATCCGTCAATTCATTTTCAAAAATCAATATATTAAAGGTCAAAAAACCTTTTACGCCATAACTGTGCAAAAACGCCATAATCTCCGGCAGCTCGTCCATACGGAAATTGTTCGCCCGTGCCCGTGCATTAAACTTTTCGACTCCGAAGAAAATTGCATCTGCGCCATTGGCTACCGCCGAACGCATACAATCCCAGTCACCAGCGGGTGCCAGAAGTTCAACGTCTTCTCTTCGTATTGTTGCTGTTTTCATGTAGATCCTCCCCATAACCAGCTATCCGCCGGATTTCATCCCTATATCCTTAAATGCCTGAAGTCACCAAGCCTAAACCTGTACCTAATGCGGTACACCTGCATTGTCACTGTATTGCTATATCTATACATTATGTCTGTATTGCCTGAACTCCAAGCTTACAGTCATCCATATTCATCAGATCAGCAGTCATAACTCCTGAACTAGTATAGTGTACCACTTCTGCACCGACTCTTCTACGCTTTCCTGAAAAAACCGTTTACCATTTTCATTTCCAGCACGACAAAAAAACCGAAAGGTCCTTTGACCCTCCGGCTCCACTATAGTTATTTAATAAAAGTAAATGAGTTCACTGCTTTTTCCAAAGCGGCTGCCTGGACTTCTGTCTTATTGGCATCATTCAGACCACTTGTGATCGTATAGGTTGTTCCGTCCTTTTCAAACACGATCTGGCGACCCGCATATGGCACTCCCTTGTCCAACTCATGATACGTAAAGGAAAATGCAGGCACACCCGCAAACGTCAGCTCCTCACTGCCAAGCAACTTGAAGTTCTTACGGGTTTTGGTGGCTTCGGCATAAGCTTCTCTCAGTTGACTTACCGTCATTTCGATCGACTTATCTTCGCTCGCCGCAATGGAGAATTCTCCGCCCGTGAAGGTGTACACCACAGGTGAATATTCGAATCGATCACTGTATGGCGTCCAGTACCGCGGAATATCCACACTGTAATGATAACGTTTGGACGTACGTGTAAGTGTCTTCGTTTTATCTGTCAAATAAGGATCTTCATCCAGCTGACCGAAATTATCGGCAACCGTGTCAAAATCAATCTCCACGCTCTTCATAATCCGTTCAAACCATGCCCTATCCGCAACCTGCTCCTCAGGGAACGTATACTCTGCATAATATCGATACCCATTCTTCTGCAAAAGAACATCGAACTCGGTCTGCCAACCCCCGCCAAAGTTATAACGGAATTCATTCACCTCGGCAGTCTCTCCCGAGATATCCATCGTATATGAGCCAATCGGCTCGTAACTCTCTGGTGTAAATGTCTCGCGCATCCACTTATCCAGTTGGCCGCTCCAATCTTTTACTGTTGTACCTGCCTTCGCCGAAGTAACACGCCATTGCAGATACGCTCCATCCTTGGCCTCGTAGATCATCTGATTGTTGTCGATCGACCAGCCGGCAGGAATCTTCAATTCAATACCATAGTCATCGTTCCACGCGGAGCGCATGCCATTATCTACGGTGGACAGATCCTTGATCGTTCGATCCGACTCTGCATAGGTTGGCTGGAATGAATTGAGCAGCGCCGCACGTTTGCCCAGATCTTTATAATTCAGGGCTTCGTAATCCGCGAGGTACACATCATATTGACGGCCTTCACTCAGATACTGGCGCATCTCCCACAACATGCCGTCTACATCTTTCACAATAATCCGTGCATAAGGCGTCTTGCCTTTCGACACCGCTTCACGATCTAGCACCGTATCTCCCGATTGCTTGGCCTCCTGAACGAGTTGCTGCAACAAATCATCCGAATCCAGCGCCACATCCTGGTCACTGACATACACTTCAAGATAATAACTGTTGTCCGCAGCGCCGAAAGTCATCATGCGCTCCTGCTCACCAGTCTGGAAGACCATGAGATCTGCCGGATAATTAATGGACCACCCGTAAAAGCTGTTACCGATTCTGGTTTTGCCTTCGTCCAGATGGGTGCCGTCCTCATCGTCCACCGAATCATCGGTTTGCAACAGACGAATCACCATTTCTCCCGAACTGTTTGGAGCAAGCGTCGCTCCGATACCCGCAGCAACCGCACGAAGTGGGACCATGAGTACGTGATTCACCATCTTGGGAGCGGCACCCATCTCATGTTTCACACCATCCACCCAAGCAATCGTACTGCCAATCGTTAGAGTGACCGTGTGCGGACCTTCCTTGATTTTGACGACATCATTTTTCTCCAATCGGATTTCACTGCCAAATGCTTTCTTGAATACACCCACAGGCACCATCGTTACACCCTTGACCTTGTATGGTTTGGCTATGGCCTGCTTATCGCCGTTAATGTAGGCGCTCGTGCTACCTGCTTTGACCCGTAGTTCACTCGTCGTCAGATCAGATGCCCATACAGGCAGTGCCGCACCAATGGTCAGCATCCCGGTTAATACACCTGTGCTCAGCACACGTATCCATGACTTTTTCATTCCGTTCTTTCGTCCTCTCTCCATCCGGGTTGATTGCCGGGCTATATTATTCTTCATCTGCAAGGAACGCTTCATCTTCCTCGTCCTGGATGTCCGCACGATCAGCAAGCACTAACGTACGGGTGACGATATCGCCATCCGTTTGCATCAAGAGCTTTACCTTTTGCCCTGGCAGATATTTTTTGAGCAACTCATTGATATCCACGACAGAGGACACACGTGTACCTGCCACACTATAGATGACATCGCCCTCTTTGATTTTGGCCTTCTTCGCTTCAGAAGACAGTACGCCCGTAATCGTTAATGGATCATCTGTAGGCAAGCCCACAATCGCAGACCAGCTTTCTTCCAGCTGTAGCCCCAGACTCGCACGTTTTATTTTGCCATATTTAAAAAACTGATCGATGATATATTGAACGGTATCCACTGGAATCGAAAATCCCAAGCTTTCTACGCCGACCGCAGAGAATTTCATGGAATTGATACCGACCACTTCACCCTTCAGGTTGACCAGCGGTCCTCCGCTATTTCCTGGGTTGATGGCCGTGTCAGTCTGAATCAACCGATAGGTCGCCTCAACACCACGATTCAAGCCGCTAATTACCCCTACCGTTGCCGAGTTGCGCAAAGAAAAGGAAATTGGCGTACCTAGGGCAATCACCGTTTCTCCAACAGAGGTTTGTGAAGCTTTGGCGAAGCTCGCCGGTTTAAGTGATTTGGCATTGATTTTGATTAGCGCCAGATCACTTAGTGCATCACTGTATGTTTTCGTAATTTTGTATGTATTGCCATCCGTCGTTACGACCACCGGATTCACTAATCCATCAACCACGTGAGCATTCGTCACGATCCATCCGTTGGAACGAATAATGACCCCTGTACCATGTGCAAGATTATAACGGTCGTCTGATGTTGCACCGTCCTGCACTTCAGTAGATTTCCCAATAATGCCTACGACCGAAGGAGAAACTTTTTCAATCACTTTAGGAATGGCTTCATTTCCCTTGTACGTGTATGTTCCGGATTTGGCATCATATTGTCCGCTTCCACCAAATGCCTTGACTAGATCCTTCGTGTTTACATAGACTTGACCGTCTACCACTTTGGCTTGCATTGCCTTTTTGGATTCAGCCGCACCAGCCGTTGCCGCCACACTAATTGAGAGTACAGCAGCCATCAGTATGGCTATCCCCTTTTTACCCAACACGCTCATATTCTCACCTGACCCTCTCTATACATCCTTCTTGCGCGACTCGACATCGGATTCATCGCTGAATCTATTCTCTATTTCTCTCATCTGCAATTCCGGTATCCTTCAATGTATCATACAGAATCTGGATATACAATTGTTTTAAGTCCCGATTTTAGTAGAGAAGATAGAATCCTTTTCAATCCTTCAATATAAATGAAAAAAACACCCTCCATGTCTATCTGGAAAGTGTCCGTCTGTAACTCTATTGTCTTAAATTCCATCCACTTCAGTAGCATTCCTACTGAGCAAACCAACCGGTTATCATCGCATAGTCTGTCATCAGAAATACCAATAGGCTGACTATTGCAAACCCGATCGCAAACAGATTCTTCTTTGGTGCCCGAAGCAGGCGAACGACTCCAATGAAAATCAGGATCGTAAATAAGATGACAAAAATATCAAATGCATTAAAATTCGATGTACTCGCCGTGGCAGCTTCTGCAAACAGCATGGATAGACAGACCTCCTCACCATAGTTGAACAGCTAACGCATACCCTAATATCTTCCTCTATGTTATCTGTACCCTGCTTGTAATGCAAGCCCTATCATCCATAAAAATGAAAAAAATCCAATTTGGCCGAATATTCCTGCAATGCTTGTCTCTATACATATGTAAACACTTTCACGAAAACATTATAAGTCTGAGGAAGGCTCTACATATCCCACAAAATAAAACCCTTCTTGTCGGAAGCAGAACACATCAGATCCTAATCCAATGTCTCACACTTCTCGAAAAGAAGGGCCTATTCACTATCGTTAATTGTTCAATAATCTCTGACTACAAGGAGTTAGTCCACCAATTGCAGCGCCTTACTCCGCTCGGTATCCCGCTCCAGAACTGGCTTCAAGTACTTGCCCGTATAGGAAGCTTCCACTTTAATGATATCCTCAGGTGTTCCAGTTGCAACAATGGTTCCTCCACCGCTACCGCCTTCTGGACCCAGATCGACAACATAGTCTGCCGTTTTGATCACATCCAGGTTATGCTCGATCACTAGTACCGATTCCCCAGAATCAACCAGACGGTGCAATACGTTAAGCAAACGGTCGATATCATCGACATGCAAACCGGTTGTCGGCTCATCGAGGATGTAGATGGTTTTCCCTGTACTGCGGCGATACAGCTCGGAAGCAAGTTTCACCCGCTGGGCTTCACCACCAGACAATGTAGTTGCAGGCTGTCCCAGATTAATATAACCCAGACCCACGTCCATCAGTGTCTGCATTTTGCGATGGATCTTCGGGATGTTCTCGAAGAATTGGGTTGCATCTTCAACCGTCATTTCCAGCACATCGGAAATGTTTCTGTTTTTATATTTCACTTCAAGCGTTTCCCGGTTGTATCGTTTGCCTTTGCAGACTTCACAAGGGACATAGACGTCCGGCAAGAAGTGCATCTCGATCTTGATAATGCCGTCTCCACGGCAGGCTTCACAACGTCCACCTTTAATATTGAAGCTGAACCGGCCTTTCTTATATCCACGTACTTTGGCTTCGTTCGTCTGAGCAAACAGATCACGGATATCATCAAAGACACCTGTGTACGTAGCCGGGTTGGAACGAGGTGTCCGCCCGATTGGCGATTGGTCAATATCGATAACTTTATCGATATGTTCCAGACCACGAATCTCTTTATGCTGACCCGGACGTACACGAGCACGGTTCAGATCACGTGCCAGCGTTTTGTACAGGATCTCATTGATCAATGTAGATTTACCTGAACCGGACACACCTGTTACCGCAGTAAACACACCCACTGGAATTTTCACATTCAGATTCTTCAGGTTATTTTCTTTGGCTCCGCGCACTTCCAACCAACGGTCTCCTACACTTCTACGTTCTGTACGAATAGGAATGAATTTGCGCCCACTCAGATATTGACCGGTTAAGGAGTTCTCATCATTCATGATCTCTTCCGGTGTACCCTGTGACATGATGGTACCACCGTGGATACCTGCACCAGGGCCAATATCAATGATATAGTCGGCAGCCATCATCGTATCCTCATCATGTTCAACCACAATCAACGTGTTACCAATATCCCGCATATGCGCAAGCGTTGAAATCAGACGGTCATTATCCCGTTGATGCAAACCAATACTTGGCTCATCGAGAATGTAGAGTACACCCATCAGGCTGGAACCAATCTGTGTAGCAAGTCTAATCCGCTGCGCTTCTCCACCGGACAATGTTCCGGCAGCACGACTCAGTGTAAGGTAATCCAGACCTACGTTCACCAGAAAGCCCAGACGGCTGTTGATCTCTTTCAAAATCAGTTTGGCAATCGTCTGCTCTTTCTCCGTCAATTCCAATGTATCAAAGAATCGGCCAGCTTCACCAATGGACAAACTAGTCACATACGCCATGTTGTGATCATTAATCGTAACCGCGAGACTTTCCCGTTTCAGACGCTGACCTTTACACGTACCACAAGGCTTCGCACTCATGTAACCTTCAATGAATTCGCGGATACCTTCAGATGCCGTATCACGGTAACGACGCTCTAAGTTATTCACGATACCTTCAAAGGTAACCAGTGCTTCCTTCCGTTGTCCAAAATCATTCTCATAGCGGAAACGGATTTTCTCCGTACCTGTACCCTGCAACAACTTGTTCATCTGCTCAGCTGGCAGATCTTCGACAGGTACATTTTGCGGGATGTTGAAGTGCTCACATACTGACTTGAGGAACTGCGGATAATAGGTCGATGTTCCACCAGTCCAAGCATCGAAAGCACCGTCTTCAATCGTCTTGCTGCGATCCGGTACGAGCAGGTCAGGGTCAACGATCATTTTGACACCCAATCCATCACAATCCGGGCAAGCCCCGAAAGGACTGTTAAATGAGAACATCCGTGGTGCAAGCTCTTCAATACTGAATCCGCACACCGGGCAGGCAAAGTTGGAACTGAAGCGCAGCTCTTCTTCACCCATAATGTCCACAAGTAGTTGTCCACCGGACAAATTAAGTGCTGTTTCAATAGAGTCGGCCAGACGCGCCTGTACATCATCCTTAACGACGATC from Paenibacillus sp. FSL R5-0341 harbors:
- the uvrA gene encoding excinuclease ABC subunit UvrA; translation: MASDNIVIKGARAHNLKNIDITIPRDRFVVLTGLSGSGKSSLAFDTIYAEGQRRYVESLSAYARQFLGQMEKPDVDSIEGLSPAISIDQKTTSRNPRSTVGTVTEIYDYLRLLFARVGHPHCPDHGVEISSQTVEQMVDRIMQYPERTRLQILAPIISGRKGEHKSVFADVSKQGFVRVRVNGELRDLSEDIQLEKNKKHTIEVVVDRIVVKDDVQARLADSIETALNLSGGQLLVDIMGEEELRFSSNFACPVCGFSIEELAPRMFSFNSPFGACPDCDGLGVKMIVDPDLLVPDRSKTIEDGAFDAWTGGTSTYYPQFLKSVCEHFNIPQNVPVEDLPAEQMNKLLQGTGTEKIRFRYENDFGQRKEALVTFEGIVNNLERRYRDTASEGIREFIEGYMSAKPCGTCKGQRLKRESLAVTINDHNMAYVTSLSIGEAGRFFDTLELTEKEQTIAKLILKEINSRLGFLVNVGLDYLTLSRAAGTLSGGEAQRIRLATQIGSSLMGVLYILDEPSIGLHQRDNDRLISTLAHMRDIGNTLIVVEHDEDTMMAADYIIDIGPGAGIHGGTIMSQGTPEEIMNDENSLTGQYLSGRKFIPIRTERRSVGDRWLEVRGAKENNLKNLNVKIPVGVFTAVTGVSGSGKSTLINEILYKTLARDLNRARVRPGQHKEIRGLEHIDKVIDIDQSPIGRTPRSNPATYTGVFDDIRDLFAQTNEAKVRGYKKGRFSFNIKGGRCEACRGDGIIKIEMHFLPDVYVPCEVCKGKRYNRETLEVKYKNRNISDVLEMTVEDATQFFENIPKIHRKMQTLMDVGLGYINLGQPATTLSGGEAQRVKLASELYRRSTGKTIYILDEPTTGLHVDDIDRLLNVLHRLVDSGESVLVIEHNLDVIKTADYVVDLGPEGGSGGGTIVATGTPEDIIKVEASYTGKYLKPVLERDTERSKALQLVD